Sequence from the uncultured Flavobacterium sp. genome:
TAGTTGTTTTTTTTCAATCTGATAGCTTTTAGATAAAATTAAATTTACAATTACTTTATAATTAATGTGTTAGAGATAGCTTGAAAGAGAGTTTTCTTGTCCGGAATCATCAAGAAATGCGCCTTGTAATAATCTAATAGCAGCATGTAACATGAGATACTTTTTTAGCATAAAATGTTAAAAATGTGATTTTTATGTGATTTTTCTTAAATATAATAACTATCTTTAATGATATTAACCCGTTACACGGATATAATTCGATCGTTTATCGATTTTCAATAGCTTATATATTATATAAACATTTGCAGATTTCTAAATTCTTGTCTTATGTTTTTGCAATATAAAATATACAGCAATGTCTTTAAATAATACCAATTATCAAAGATCTATTTTTTTAGCAGATGATGATGACGATGATAGAATCATGTTTGTCGATGCCCTGCTTGAAGTAGATCAAAATGTAATTTTAACGCAGGCCGAAGATGGCAAGCAGTTAATAGATATCCTTCAAACGCAGCCAGATTCTTTACCGGAAATTGTTTTTCTCGATATAAACATGCCAAAACTTGATGGTTTTGAATGTTTGCAGGAAATTAAAAAAGATAGCAATTTGAAAAAATTATTTATAATAATGCTTTCAACCAGCAGTGATCCGCTAACTATTGATAAAGCGCTTGAATATGGCGCATCATTTTATGCGGTGAAACCCAGTTCATTTAGCGGATTAAAATCACTTATAAAACAAGTTTTACAGATGGACCCGATTGCGCTGAGCCAAAGTAAAAAGCATTTTAGATTAGTTTAATTTTGTAAATCATTAGAACAAAAAAAATCTGCATAAACTGCAGATTTTTTATTTTTAAAGTAAATATAAGTTATTCAGCGGCCACAATATTCACCGCGTTTAAGGCAATTTCATTCAACAGACAATCCGCTTCTTTTTCTTCGGAAAGAGTCTGTGTTAATAATTTTGCAATATCATTTTCTCCAAGTGTTTTCGCAAAAGCTACAAGAGTTCCATAAGTTGCAATTTCATAATGTTCGATCTTTTGAGAAGCAGCGATAATTCCTGCATCTCTTACAGCTCCAGGTTCTGTTTCTTCCAGAATACTATCTCCTTCTTTTAAAAGTCCTGCCATTGCTTCACATTTTTTTCCTTCTGCTTTATGTTTCAGGAGATCAAAAATTTGGTCTAAACGAGTAACTTGATGCTTTGTTACGACATGATGTTCCTTAATACTTGAAGCAAGCGATGCAGAAGTTGCGTTGGCTGCCATTTTTGGCAATGCCTTTACTAATGCATTTTCTGCCCAATAAATATCTTTCAGGCTGTCAATAAATAGTTCTCTTAATTTTGTTGCAGCATCTTTGGCAGGTTGAACAATTGTTTCTTTACTATTGTTAGCCGATTTTGTATCGTTTGTTTTTTCTGAATTTTTCATAATAATTATTTTAAAAAATTAATTGAATAGGTTAGGTTCGCGATCCCAGAATCTGTGTTTCCCCATAGCGGCAGTAAATTCTTTGGCAAAGCTTTCGGTTGCTACATCGCTTGATATTATTAAGCCCAGATCTTCATTTGTGATTTTTGATGCAAAAGGCGCTGCACTTAATACAGCCGAAGCCGCACCATCGGCACCAATGACTTTACAATGTTTGTAAGCATCGTTTAAAAACTCGTTTACTTCATCGCTGTCAACAAGTACGTTTAGGCCTAATCCATCAGGAACGTAAACAGCGTCAAATAATACTGAAGATGCAGTTAAGAAGCTAAAATCTACATGAAGTTCTCCATCAGTATCGGTAATGATAGATCCTAAATGTGGTGCAATAATACAACCTTTGGCATCTTGTTGTAGCAAAGCATTTTTGATATTTGCAACTGCGGCTTCAGATACTCCGTCGGCACATATAATAGCAACTTTTCTTGAAGCAATTGTAGGGGAGTTGGTGGGGTTATTGAGCATAGTTAATGCATCCGATGACGGTACAGAAGATTCAATTGTTTTAGATTCTTGCTTTCCGTTTTCGTTCTCCGGAGAGACACCATGATTTAGAGGTTTTTCTAGAACTATTGGCACAGTCATTCCCAAACCAATAGCTACTTTTTCTGCTAAATCCTGGTCAACCTGAGATAATAACCCAAGCATTCTCAATCGAATTGCAGCAGTTTCGACCTTACCAAGTTCAAAACGTAAAGCTTTGATGATATGACTTTTTTCGGTCTTTGTCTGGCTATTAAAGAATAGTTTTGCCTGCCCAAAATGATCGGAAAAACTTTCGCTTCTTTCTCTAACTTTATGCGCATCTACACGTTCTTCAAAGCTTGAAAATCCACCTTCGGCAATTTTAGCCTGATAAGGACAACCGCCACCAAGCGAATTTGGATGATAACTTACACGGCCTTTATTAATTTCCTGTCGCATCTGTCCATCACGCTGATTATTGTGTACAGGCGCAATGCTTCGATTAATTGGAATTTCATGAAAATTAGGACTTCCTAATCGTGATAATTGTGTATCTGTATAAGAGAATAAGCGGCCTTGTAATAATGGATCATTAGAGAAATCAATTCCGGGAACAACGTGTCCGGGATGAAAAGCAATCTGCTCTGTTTCTGCAAAGAAATTATCAGGGTTTTTATTCAATACCATTCTTCCCACTATAGTTACCGGCACAAGTTCTTCAGGAACCAGTTTTGTGGGATCAAGTAAATCAAATTCGTATTTGTTCTCATCTTCTGATGGAATGATTTGTACACCTAATTCCCATTCAGGAAAATTACCGGTGTCAATTGCTTCCCAAAGATCTTGTCTATGAAAGTCGGAATTTTTTCCTGAAATTTTTTGAGCTTCGTCCCAAGCTACAGCATGTGTTCCTAATTTAGGTTTCCAGTGAAATTTTACAAAAGAAAATTCTCCTGCAGCATTAATTAATCTAAAAGTATGAACTCCAAATCCTTCCATCATACGATAACTTCTCGGAATGGCCCGATCAGACATTACCCACATTATCATGTGCATCGATTCCGGCATTAATGAAATAAAGTCCCAAAAGGTGTCATGTGCAGACGCAGCTTGCGGAATTTCATTGTGAGGTTCCGGTTTAACTGCATGCACAAGATCTGGAAATTTGGAGGCATCCTGAATGAAAAAAACAGGAACATTATTCCCAACTAAATCATAGATTCCTTCCTGAGTATAAAATTTTACAGAGAATCCGCGAACATCCCGTGCTAAATCTGTAGAGCCACGTGATCCTGCAACAGTTGAGAAACGTGTAAAAACAGGGGTTTTAAGTCCGGCTTCTTGCAAAAATCCGGCTTTTGTTAATTCAGGAATTGGGTTTGTTACTTCAAAAAATCCGTGAGCACCTGAACCTCTTGCATGTACAATTCTTTCAGGAATTCTTTCGTGGTCAAAATGGGTGATTTTTTCCCTTAAAATAAAATCTTCTAATAATGACGGACCTCTTTCGCCTGCCTTTAGAGAATTATTATCATCATTAATTCTAACACCTTGGTCTGTGGTCAAAAACTTATTGGTGCCGTCAGATTTGTTGATAGACAGATCTCTCTGCTTTTCATCCTGCAAATTTTTCATATTGTTTAGTTTTATTGGTTAAAAAAACCTGAAAAAAAAGTTCCCATAAAGTTTATTTCCTATAAAAAATGAAAATAAAACATTATGTAATAATCAGGGTTTTCAAATGTACTCTTACTCTTGTGGCTGTAGTTATAAGATTATAATTCTTACATTATACAATTGCCATTAAAGTATAATTTATTGTAAATCAATATATTGATAGCTGTTTTATTTCGTAAGAAAAACAAGTAATAATATAATAATGCTTTAGAATAATGTAAATAATTTGAATAATGTGCGAAGTAATTTTATCATATTTCAAGGAGAAAAATGAAAAGGTATTATCTGTGCTGATTAACTTCATAAACATAAAATAATTATGAAAACCTTTATACGTAACAATGGGCTTTCCATTTGCTTTTTTGCATTATTTGTGGCGACTTTTGTGGGACAAATTATCTTCGGATTTAAGGAACACAATAAAGAACTTATTGAAAATGGCGCTTCATCGATAACTTTAATAACTTATTTTTCGACTGGGCATTTTATCGAATCTACTTTTGAGAATTGGGAAAGCGAATTTCTTCAAATGGGACTTCTTGTTGTATTAACTATTTTTCTACAGCAAAAAGGATCTTCAGAATCTAAAGATTTTGATAAAGAAGAGGAGGTAGACAGAGAACCTTCGTCTAGTAAAAAAAATGCTCCGTGGCCAGTTAAAAAAGGTGGATGGATTCTGGCAATCTACAAACATTCGCTAACTATTGCATTGCTTTTATTATTTCTGCTATCGTTTTTGGCTCACTTTTACGGAAGTTTAAAAGACGAAAACGAACAGCTTTCCTTAAAAGGTATGCCTTTAGAAAAAGCTTCTCAATATATCGCTGATTCCAGATTTTGGTTTGAATCATTTCAAAATTGGCAAAGTGAGTTTCTTTCGGTATTTGCCATTATAGTTCTTTCTATTTTTCTGCGCCAAATAGGTTCATCTCAATCGAAACCTGTAGATGCTCCTCATACAAAAACAGGTGAATAATTTTTCTTTTTTATCTGATATTTTAGCACTGTCACTGCTTTTTTTGGTGTTTGAAGTGCTCATAATGTTTTGTTTATTAAGTTTTTGTGCGCGACAAGAGTGCAAGTGAAGCCACGGCCAATGATTGCTGAAAACCTTAAATCAGCAGAACAACTTATATAGATAATTAGAGAGATAAAGAGAAATATATCATTAACTCTTTATTAACCATTAATACGGGAAACCGTATTAAAAAAGTAAAGTTTTTTGGTATGTTTGTACCGATTTGATATTTTCATTTCGCTGAGATTCTTATCCTTATCAAATTATTATAAATAAAAATACCACTAGTCTATGAAGAAAATTCTACTCTTTTTTTGTGTTTTACAATCTTTAATAACTTTTGCCCAAAACCCTGCTGATATCGAGCACACCTTTGGACCAGGACCCGGATTTGGAGGTATTGTAAATTGTATGGTAACGCAACCAGATGGAAAAGTAATTATAAAAGGATCTTCTGTTTATAGAGGTGCGATCACAAAATTATTGATTCGTATTAATCCTGACGGAAGCGTCGATCCTACTTTTGATTATTACGGGGAGAATACTTTTGACATAAAAACAATTGTTTTACAGCCTGATGGAAAAGTACTTGCAGGAGGTCTGGATGTATATCAAAAAAATCTCGTAATACGCTTAAATGCAGATGGTAGTAAAGATACTTCTTTTCAGTTTGGAGCCGTGCAGGAGATTGGTGTTTTTGTTAATCTTATAACATTACAACCCGATGGGAAAATACTTTTGGTCAATAAAAAGCAAGCTGTAGAACCTAAGAGACGTTTAGTTCGTTTGAATGCTGACGGAAGTCTTGATACAACTTTTGATATAAAAACCGGATTTGATACTAGTCCTAATGCAGTTGCTGTTCAATCTGACGGAAAAATAATTGTAGGTGGTAGTTTTAGCACTTATCAAGGAGTAGCCCAGAGTTATTTGATTCGTTTAAATGCAGATAGTACAAAAGATACTTCATTTAATATGGGATCTGGCTTCGCCGGTAGTTCGGTTGCGTCTATTGTAATGCAAAATGATGGAAAAATAATTGTAGGCGGTGGTTTTACACGCTATCAGGGAATAAATCAGAAATTTTTAGTCCGTATAAATCCAGACGGAAGCATCGATACTTCATTTATCAGTCCACCTAGTTTTATTTACATAACTAATGAAAGTGTGAATAATATATACTTGCAGCCTGATGGAAAATTACTTGCAAACCTTTATAGATCTAATGGTAATGACGCTGTTTATCGTTTTAATACTGACGGAACTACAGATACCACTTTTTCAATCCCTTCTTTTAGCGAGAGTGCAAATATTCTTACCGGAGCGGCGAATGCGGATGTTAACGCTATAACACTTTTAAATGATGGACGAATCCTTATTGGAGGAAAATATACTTACTGCAGACAAATTATTGATAAAGGTATCGTTTGTCTAAATGCCGATGGAACCAGAAATGCTGCTTTTAACAAAGATACAGGTCTTGACGCTGCGGTGTTTTGTTCGGCGGTACAAACTGATGGAAAAATGCTGATAGGAGGATTTTTTGACAATTATCAGGGAGTAACACAAAAAAAGTTGATTCGTTTAAATGTTGATGGAAGCAAAGACACTTCATTTAATCCTGATTATACATTCAATAATGAAGTGAGTTCAATACTATTACAAGCGGATGGAAAAATATTAGTAAGAGGAAAATTTACGGATACAAGTAATGCAGGCAGAAATTCTCTGGTTCGGTTAAATCCTGATGGTTCGCTGGATACTTCCTTCATTAAAAGATTTGAATATGAGGTTGAAGAAATGGCTTTGCAGCCTAATGGCAAAATAATCGTAAGTGCTTTTGTGGATAGTTATCCGAGCTTACCTTATAGAAAATTATTTCGTTTGAATATCGATGGAAGTGAAGACAAATCTTTTAAACCCGGAAATGGTTATGATTTTACCAAAGCTTTAATTTCGTCTATTGTAGTACAACCAGATGGAAAAATACTTTTAGGAGGTTCATTTACTACTTTTAACGGAGTTGCTGAAAAGTATTTGATTCGTTTAAATCCTGACGGAAGTAAAGACACTTCCTTTAATATCGAAGCGCTGCATGATACTGCAATTAATGTTAGTGATATA
This genomic interval carries:
- a CDS encoding response regulator, coding for MSLNNTNYQRSIFLADDDDDDRIMFVDALLEVDQNVILTQAEDGKQLIDILQTQPDSLPEIVFLDINMPKLDGFECLQEIKKDSNLKKLFIIMLSTSSDPLTIDKALEYGASFYAVKPSSFSGLKSLIKQVLQMDPIALSQSKKHFRLV
- a CDS encoding ferritin-like domain-containing protein, translated to MKNSEKTNDTKSANNSKETIVQPAKDAATKLRELFIDSLKDIYWAENALVKALPKMAANATSASLASSIKEHHVVTKHQVTRLDQIFDLLKHKAEGKKCEAMAGLLKEGDSILEETEPGAVRDAGIIAASQKIEHYEIATYGTLVAFAKTLGENDIAKLLTQTLSEEKEADCLLNEIALNAVNIVAAE
- a CDS encoding catalase; amino-acid sequence: MKNLQDEKQRDLSINKSDGTNKFLTTDQGVRINDDNNSLKAGERGPSLLEDFILREKITHFDHERIPERIVHARGSGAHGFFEVTNPIPELTKAGFLQEAGLKTPVFTRFSTVAGSRGSTDLARDVRGFSVKFYTQEGIYDLVGNNVPVFFIQDASKFPDLVHAVKPEPHNEIPQAASAHDTFWDFISLMPESMHMIMWVMSDRAIPRSYRMMEGFGVHTFRLINAAGEFSFVKFHWKPKLGTHAVAWDEAQKISGKNSDFHRQDLWEAIDTGNFPEWELGVQIIPSEDENKYEFDLLDPTKLVPEELVPVTIVGRMVLNKNPDNFFAETEQIAFHPGHVVPGIDFSNDPLLQGRLFSYTDTQLSRLGSPNFHEIPINRSIAPVHNNQRDGQMRQEINKGRVSYHPNSLGGGCPYQAKIAEGGFSSFEERVDAHKVRERSESFSDHFGQAKLFFNSQTKTEKSHIIKALRFELGKVETAAIRLRMLGLLSQVDQDLAEKVAIGLGMTVPIVLEKPLNHGVSPENENGKQESKTIESSVPSSDALTMLNNPTNSPTIASRKVAIICADGVSEAAVANIKNALLQQDAKGCIIAPHLGSIITDTDGELHVDFSFLTASSVLFDAVYVPDGLGLNVLVDSDEVNEFLNDAYKHCKVIGADGAASAVLSAAPFASKITNEDLGLIISSDVATESFAKEFTAAMGKHRFWDREPNLFN
- a CDS encoding HYR domain-containing protein, whose protein sequence is MKKILLFFCVLQSLITFAQNPADIEHTFGPGPGFGGIVNCMVTQPDGKVIIKGSSVYRGAITKLLIRINPDGSVDPTFDYYGENTFDIKTIVLQPDGKVLAGGLDVYQKNLVIRLNADGSKDTSFQFGAVQEIGVFVNLITLQPDGKILLVNKKQAVEPKRRLVRLNADGSLDTTFDIKTGFDTSPNAVAVQSDGKIIVGGSFSTYQGVAQSYLIRLNADSTKDTSFNMGSGFAGSSVASIVMQNDGKIIVGGGFTRYQGINQKFLVRINPDGSIDTSFISPPSFIYITNESVNNIYLQPDGKLLANLYRSNGNDAVYRFNTDGTTDTTFSIPSFSESANILTGAANADVNAITLLNDGRILIGGKYTYCRQIIDKGIVCLNADGTRNAAFNKDTGLDAAVFCSAVQTDGKMLIGGFFDNYQGVTQKKLIRLNVDGSKDTSFNPDYTFNNEVSSILLQADGKILVRGKFTDTSNAGRNSLVRLNPDGSLDTSFIKRFEYEVEEMALQPNGKIIVSAFVDSYPSLPYRKLFRLNIDGSEDKSFKPGNGYDFTKALISSIVVQPDGKILLGGSFTTFNGVAEKYLIRLNPDGSKDTSFNIEALHDTAINVSDIVLQPDGKVIVNVGFSTAQVNYQNYLTRLNSDGSKDASFTPGAVTENVGTGYAGTINSVILQPDGKILLAGEYNTYQGVTQNRLTRLNTDGTIDNTFDAKTGFGSPVYTLSLFPDGKINAGGVFSGYRGIATSYFIRLKGTYVKPTVNATTIQTNLTCPGNQSGSASIVTVYDGKSPYTYLWSTGRTTATATGLPEGNYWCKITDANSETVTKNFVIITDSDIEKPTIIAPEPVTVNLNTGCTATQVSLGTPVTRDNCTITSVTNDAPTEFPLGNTTVIWTVKDANNNTSIATQTVTVKDVTLPTITAPAPVTVEVGEYCSAKDVVLGTPTTADNCSVASVKNNAPKSFPLGKTTVTWTVTDGSNNSAKATQIVTVKDTTPPTITAPADVVAEMETNCSAINVALGYPVITDSCANVSVTNNAPGSFPVGKTTVTWTAKDISNNIATATQIVTVKGIDVTITYNAGKLSVAETGATYKWMTCNNGTFAPIANETNPVFTPKQLGSYAVEVTKNGCLARSICFDVTVLGTKDFELQNSFKLYPNPVKDFITIETNSSDNSKLNVFDINGQIILSKELKATSTKLNISNLPTGVYMFQISNEAGIVTKKVIKD